In Poecilia reticulata strain Guanapo linkage group LG1, Guppy_female_1.0+MT, whole genome shotgun sequence, one genomic interval encodes:
- the LOC103481721 gene encoding bifunctional apoptosis regulator, with protein MLPHMEWDPADEGLELLADEPPLALESLQSKPRTSNISENEFSCHCCYDILVNPTTLTCGHNFCRHCLALWWESSRKNECPECRQMWEGFPKINILLRDAIEKIFREVVHRRRAEIQENSQVSRSLLAFQRYGDKLGRRRTRQHKGAGFFFSGVLTALTCVAVMVLVYHWGSGVLEQHDLLISKPVSNWTPEEVGSWLEQLGPWTENYRRVFQVENVNGRLLLMLGDEDLVKPPFNMENQTHRRAVLAELERVKALGVKPPQNLWEYKAANAGKSLFLLYALKRSPRLTIFYLYLFDYSETFLPFLHTCCPAITHINNTVESRFLHTQVEPSWQQWGEFLVKYFMLPYQLIAEFAWDWLAVHYWTSRFIIVNAMLLTMLEAFSLWRLWTAAPFRTLPQKMWNHLWKMLSQGFAFALLWPFIPQFVCNCFFYWALYFSPIINIDLVVQQLMHPETRAR; from the exons ATGTTGCCCCACATGGAGTGGGACCCAGCAGATGAAGGCCTGGAACTGCTGGCGGACGAGCCTCCTCTCGCTTTGGAATCTCTTCAGTCAAAGCCCAGAACGAGCAACATCTCAGAGAATGAGTTCTCATGTCACTGTTGCTACGACATCTTGGTCAACCCAACCACCTTGACCTGCGGCCACAACTTCTGCCGCCACTGCCTGGCCCTGTGGTGGGAGTCTTCACGCAAGAACGAATGCCCAGAGTGCCGGCAGATGTGGGAAGGCTTTCCTAAGATCAACATACTGCTAAG GGATGCAATAGAAAAGATTTTCCGAGAGGTTGTACACAGGAGGAGAGCAGAGATCCAGGAAAACTCCCAAGTCTCCCGGAGCTTGTTGGCTTTTCAGAg GTATGGTGACAAGTTGGGTAGACGCAGGACGAGGCAGCACAAAGGAGcaggtttcttcttctctggagTCTTAACTGCACTGACATGTGTGGCT GTGATGGTGCTGGTGTACCACTGGGGCAGCGGAGTATTGGAGCAGCACGACTTGTTGATTAGTAAGCCGGTGTCTAATTGGACACCAGAAGAGGTCGGTTCATGGCTGGAGCAGCTGGGTCCGTGGACCGAGAACTACAGAAGAGTTTTCCAGGTGGAGAATGTCAATGGAAG GTTACTTTTGATGCTGGGAGATGAAGATCTGGTAAAACCGCCGTTCAACATGGAGAACCAGACACACAGACGTGCTGTTTTAGCAGAACTGGAGCGAGTTAAAGCGCTGGGGGTCAAACCTCCGCAGAACCTCTGGGAGTACAAA GCGGCCAATGCAGGAAAATCTCTGTTCTTGCTGTACGCACTGAAGCGTTCCCCACGTCtcaccattttttatttgtatttattcgATTATTCTGAGACCTTTCTGCCCTTCCTACACACCTGCTGTCCGGCCATCACACACATCAACAACACTGTGGAGAGCAGATTCCTCCACACACAG GTGGAGCCCAGCTGGCAGCAGTGGGGGGAGTTTCTCGTGAAGTACTTCATGCTTCCATACCAGCTGATCGCAGAGTTCGCCTGGGACTGGTTGGCGGTCCACTACTGGACGTCCCGCTTCATCATCGTCAACGCCATGCTGCTCACTATGCTGGAGGCTTTCTCTCTGTGGAGGCTCTGGACCGCAGCCCCATTCAG gactCTGCCACAGAAGATGTGGAACCACCTGTGGAAGATGCTCTCTCAGGGATTCGCCTTTGCCCTCCTGTGGCCTTTTATCCCACAGTTTGTGTGCAACTGCTTTTTTTACTGGGCCCTCTACTTCAGCCCCATCATTAACATAGACCTGGTggtgcagcagctgatgcacCCTGAGACACGGGCCCGATAA
- the txndc11 gene encoding thioredoxin domain-containing protein 11, with protein sequence MLRRVRQSLRQVLLLMARRPDILCGAVVLSVLLILAVKFTCSRAKDVVAAARPPVRFFSADAPVVDLYLGQLDQVERLKSMAEVSFIFFYAPWCAHSMAARQEVTQVAKKLARQVQFVAVNCWWSQGKCRRQKRFYHYPIIYLFYRKFGPIEYRGPFVAPYIESFTLRVITPLTYLPTRAHLKNFLTKHESGVVGFFQFNSSPQPPGYVTYLSSALQTLRRDFHGVVRFGVVTSKHVAEAVSLGEDETVYLHRRFNSSLIFPRKKLNFTSEAVCKWVFEHYETVVQWLVPPGTKSRLLEDELTKGPALLLFMPHDPLQSEPSAILQQFADIAVRYHSCERSSVDDRLPFYTSLCCRSVSVPESRTSACEVCLRLSGPSLPVSSARCSFPSASREGDRFGTYLNHCCLHQPPSPISMKSATSQGCSHYVSSYSPFTQFSACCKTVEPQLNESQAKEEPGLPPPLSVPPSSAPIQEEENDGITGLHCRTNRTLRFYVLDIGLNWPLAERLGASSQKNSSVHKGASTEGDGNRDWSFVAIVNLKYEVHYVLQHNPDATLTESLETFIRNFSSPHSHLQRHLVGEDDRKEGGGGGGADPLEEQHQKQRRLITELTTSSFVSSIMDHQKDVLLFYYTHWCGFCSVLNHVLIQLARLLQGNHTITVARVNVARNDLPWEFMVDHVPSILLFPRHRKHLSMKYPTDLPITLPNLLRFIMQHSDSLRQANGSSAAVPGSASGSGSSSSAVLHAEFLALQHEVQALHHARQRLSQQLAQLWRENRQLKFDIRGIEQSLERQMQEKSRQLAEALKRLQELADASETLLNENVLLKVLLRALRDQTEAGEQAEADGEEAGQEDGRRAS encoded by the exons ATGCTGCGCCGGGTGCGGCAGTCTCTCCGGCAGGTGCTGTTACTGATGGCCCGGAGACCAGACATTCTCTGCGGGGCCGTCGTGCTCAGCGTCCTGCTTATACTGGCGGTCAAGTTCACATGCAG CCGCGCTAAGGATGTGGTGGCGGCGGCGCGGCCTCCAGTCCGGTTCTTCTCTGCCGATGCCCCAGTAGTGGACCTCTACTTGGGTCAGCTAGACCAG GTGGAACGTCTCAAGAGCATGGCCGAGgtctcttttattttcttctatgCTCCCTGGTGTGCTCACTCCATGGCTGCTCGACAGGAAGTGACACAGGTTGCTAAGAAGCTGGCCAGACAG GTGCAGTTTGTGGCTGTTAACTGCTGGTGGAGTCAAGGGAAATGCAGGAGGCAGAAACGTTTCTATCACTACCCCATCATCTATCTGTTCTACAGAAA GTTTGGGCCAATCGAGTACAGAGGACCGTTTGTGGCTCCATATATTGAAAGTTTCACCCTCAGAGTCATCACACCACTGACTTACCTCCCGACCAGAGCGCACCTCAAAAACTTCCTGACCAAGCATGAG TCTGGTGTGGTGGGTTTCTTCCAGTTCAATTCCTCTCCACAGCCTCCAGGGTACGTCACCTACCTGTCCTCTGCCCTGCAGACCCTAAGGAGAG ATTTCCATGGTGTTGTGCGGTTTGGAGTTGTGACCAGCAAACACGTGGCAGAGGCCGTCTCACTCGGAGAGGATGAAACGGTTTACCTGCACAGAAGATTCAACTCTTCTTTG ATTTTTCCAAGAAAGAAGCTAAACTTCACATCGGAGGCCGTCTGTAAGTGGGTGTTTGAGCACTACGAGACGGTCGTCCAGTGGCTGGTGCCTCCGGGGACGAAGTCCCGCCTGCTGGAGGACGAGTTGACGAAAGGCCCTGCACTGCTTCTGTTTATGCCTCATGACCCCCTGCAGTCTGAGCCAAGTGCCATACTGCAGCAG tTTGCAGACATTGCTGTACGTTATCATTCCTGCGAGCGTTCCAGCGTAGACGACCGTCTCCCCTTCTACACCTCGCTGTGCTGCCGATCCGTTTCCGTTCCGGAGTCCAGAACCAGCGCGTGCGAGGTCTGCCTCAGGCTGTCCGGGCCGAGCCTCCCCGTCTCCTCAGCTCGCTGCTCGTTTCCCTCCGCTTCGCGAGAAGGAGACCGATTCGGGACTTATCTGAACCACTGCTGCCTTCACCAGCCACCCTCTCCCATATCCATGAAAAGCGCGACCTCACAGGGCTGCAGCCACTACGTGAGCAGCTACAGTCCCTTTACTCAGTTCAGTGCCTGCTGTAAAACAGTAGAACCTCAGCTTAATGAATCACAAGCCAAAGAAGAGCCAggacttcctcctcctctgtctgtccCTCCATCCTCTGCTCCCATCCAGGAGGAGGAGAACGACGGCATCACGGGGCTCCATTGTCGGACTAACAGGACTCTCAGGTTTTATGTGCTGGACATTGGCCTCAACTGGCCTCTGGCAGAGCGGCTTGGAGCGTCGAGCCAAAAAAACTCTTCTGTTCACAAAGGGGCTTCCACAGAGGGCGACGGCAACCGGGACTGGTCGTTTGTGGCCATCGTCAACCTGAAATACGAGGTTCATTACGTTCTTCAGCACAACCCAGACGCCACGCTGACAGAGTCTCTAG AGACGTTCATCAGGAACTTCAGCTCACCGCACAGCCATCTGCAGAGACATTTGGTCGGAGAGGATGACAGGAAGGAGGGCGGAGGCGGAGGTGGAGCCGATCCTTTGGAGGAACAGCACCAGAAGCAGCGCCGCCTCATCACCGAGTTGACCACTTCCTCTTTCGTGTCTTCCATCATGGACCatcaaaag GATGTGTTGCTGTTCTACTACACTCACTGGTGCGGCTTCTGCTCCGTTCTCAACCACGTCCTCATCCAGCTGGCCCGACTGCTGCAGGGGAACCACACCATCACGGTGGCCAG GGTGAATGTGGCTCGTAACGACCTTCCGTGGGAGTTCATGGTGGATCACGTCCCTTCCATCCTGCTGTTCCCCAGACACAG GAAGCACCTCAGTATGAAATATCCCACCGACCTTCCCATCACCTTGCCAAACCTCCTCCGCTTCATCATGCAGCACTCCGACTCTCTGCGTCAGGCCAACGGGTCATCCGCCGCCGTGCCAGGATCCGCCTCCGGGTCCGGCTCCAGCTCCAGCGCCGTCCTCCACGCAGAGTTCCTGGCCCTCCAGCACGAAGTCCAGGCCCTGCACCACGCCCGCCAGCGGCTCTCGCAACAGCTTGCACAACTGTGGCGCGAGAACCGCCAGCTGAAGTTCGACATCCGCGGCATCGAGCAGAGCCTGGAGAGGCAGATGCAGGAGAAGAGCCGGCAGCTGGCCGAGGCGCTGAAGCGTCTGCAGGAGCTGGCGGACGCCTCGGAGACCCTGCTGAACGAGAACGTGCTGCTCAAAGTCCTGCTGAGGGCGCTGAGGGACCAGACGGAGGCCGGCGAGCAGGCCGAGGCGGACGGAGAGGAGGCGGGACAGGAAGACGGCCGCAGAGCTTCCTGA